Proteins encoded together in one Impatiens glandulifera chromosome 1, dImpGla2.1, whole genome shotgun sequence window:
- the LOC124921775 gene encoding YDG domain-containing protein At5g47150-like — MIRIHKIIYDNLLNEDKGTNTRDKTRPCTRAANIVKENFFKCLPIVGAIPGVEIGDKFNNRTELSLIGLHLPKQPGIASNSTTNNKCKFRICVSIVASENDYENDMKDPNYLVYSGHGGLIKKNKGEGKDQKLKGGNLTLANSKIQKNEVRVIRGRMENGKNVYIYYGLYVVEDWYKTRGKSGNLIYKFCLKRIPGQPPLPNA, encoded by the coding sequence ATGATAAGGATTCATAAAATTATCTATGATAATTTATTGAATGAGGATAAAGGTACGAACACGAGGGATAAGACTAGGCCATGCACAAGAGCTGCAAACATTGTTAAGGaaaattttttcaaatgtttaCCGATAGTTGGTGCTATCCCGGGGGTAGAAATAGGTGACAAGTTCAATAATAGGACTGAACTTTCCCTTATAGGCCTTCATTTGCCCAAACAACCCGGAATTGCCTCTAACTCCACTACAAACAATAAATGTAAGTTTAGGATATGTGTATCAATAGTTGCTAGCGAAAATGATTATGAGAATGACATGAAAGACCCCAACTATTTGGTCTATTCTGGTCATGGAGGATTGATAAAGAAGAATAAGGGAGAAGGGAAGGATCAAAAACTGAAAGGAGGCAACTTGACTTTGGCGAATagcaaaatccaaaaaaatgaagttagggTGATCCGTGGAAGAATGGAGAATGGGAAGAATGTATACATATACTATGGGTTATATGTGGTAGAAGATTGGTACAAAACTAGAGGGAAATCTGGGAACTTGATTTACAAGTTTTGCTTGAAAAGAATTCCTGGACAGCCACCTCTACCAAATGCCTAA